A genomic window from Silene latifolia isolate original U9 population chromosome 11, ASM4854445v1, whole genome shotgun sequence includes:
- the LOC141613142 gene encoding uncharacterized protein LOC141613142 — MSVQESNDLIERLVGRSRNFGRRVKKASVASSSKQNSNHMEAKVDFLTNLVKELAKGNGSTSHVKFCGLCNDPTHPTDGCPSLQTEEASEAVNAFGFRKFDPYSNTYNEGWKAHPNFGWGVNQNQNQKGPSKSSFQKPNQNQNQSQNSLEDMMKTLAMNQVAMQKENQALQANTKEFQTAMLHQNRLTDSRIGNLETQVGQILNLLTKQPNQGGGLPSHTIPPSTKEQAQAVSLRNGRELEEAPKAPKKSKPLPFVHEVEDVIEDEIEIVVEHGKASTLEQVRVNEPLPEYEPQAPFPSALNDTRVMDKKTSSLYEIFRKVEVNIPLFDLLSSVPKYAKFLKELCTTKRINKDKSMKKVRANGHVSAIFQKRLPQKCGDPDMFTIPCKIGELECQRVMLDLGASINVLPHYLYVSLKLGPLKPTHVIISLADRSNIYPNRIIEDVLVKVGDMIFSADLYMIEMEPEKGSTPILLGRPFMKTSNTKIDVSSGCLTMEFESEKIKYNIYEAMKYPTETSSLCFLEIFEPIVQTFHELSKDDPLDIALTNGMIGEDTGYALSCNLKETIQDL, encoded by the coding sequence ATGTCGGTCCAAGAATCAAATGATTTGATTGAAAGATTAGTGGGAAGGTCTAGGAATTTTGGAAGGAGAGTCAAAAAGGCAAGTGTGGCATCTTCTTCAAAGCAAAACTCCAACCATATGGAAGCCAAAGTTGATTTTCTTACCAACTTGGTTAAGGAACTTGCAAAAGGAAATGGGAGTACAtctcatgtgaaattttgtggtcTTTGTAATGATCCAACCCATCCCACCGATGGGTGTCCATCTTTGCAAACGGAGGAAGCAAGTGAAGCGGTGAATGCTTTTGGGTTTAGGAAATTTGATCCCTATTCCAATACTTACAATGAGGGGTGGAAAGCtcaccctaattttgggtggggtgtcaaccaaaatcaaaaccaaaagggACCCTCAAAATCTTCATTTCAAAAgccaaaccaaaatcaaaaccaatcaCAAAATTCCTTGGAAGATATGATGAAAACACTTGCTATGAATCAAGTGGCAATGCAAAAAGAAAACCAAGCCTTGCAAGCCAATACCAAAGAGTTTCAAACCGCCATGCTTCATCAAAATCGGCTCACCGACTCTAGGATTGGTAACCTTGAGACTCAAGTGGGTCAAATTCTCAACTTACTTACTAAACAACCCAATCAAGGAGGGGGTCTTCCTTCTCACACAATTCCTCCATCTACCAAGGAACAAGCACAAGCGGTTTCCTTGAGGAATGGTAGGGAGTTGGAAGAGGCACCTAAGGCTCCTAAGAAATCAAAACCCTTACCGTTTGTTCATGAAGTAGAGGATGTGATTGAAGATGAAATTGAAATAGTGGTGGAACATGGGAAAGCATCTACACTCGAGCAAGTGAGGGTTAATGAACCACTTCCGGAATATGAGCCACAAGCTCCCTTTCCAAGTGCTTTGAATGACACAAGAGTCATGGATAAGAAGACCTCAAGCCTCTATGAAATTTTTCGGAAGGTGGAGGTAAACATCCCTCTATTTGACCTTCTTAGTAGTGTGCCAAAATATGCTAAATTTTTGAAAGAATTGTGCACTACTAAGAGGATCAACAAAGATAAGAGTATGAAGAAAGTGAGGGCTAATGGACATGTCTCGGCTATATTTCAAAAGCGTTTACCACAAAAGTGTGGTGATCCAGACATGTTCACTATTCCTTGCAAGATTGGTGAATTGGAGTGTCAAAGAGTCATGCTCGATTTGGGTGCTTCAATAAATGTTTTACCTCACTATCTTTATGTGTCTCTTAAGTTGGGACCTTTGAAACCAACTCATGTGATTATTTCCTTAGCCGATAGATCTAATATTTATCCCAACAGAATCATTGAGGATGTTTTGGTCAAGGTGGGGGACATGATTTTTTCCGCCGATTTGTATATGATTGAAATGGAGCCCGAAAAAGGTTCCACTCCCATCCTCTTAGGGAGACCTTTCATGAAGACCTCGAACACTAAGATAGATGTGTCTAGTGGATGTCTTACCATGGAATTTGAAAGTGAAAAGATTAAATATAACATCTATGAGGCAATGAAATACCCCACCGAGACTTCTTCACTATGCTTTTTGGAAATATTCGAACCTATTGTTCAAACCTTCCATGAATTAAGTAAAGATGATCCTTTGGATATTGCATTGACTAATGGAATGATTGGAGAGGATACCGGGTATGCTTTGTCTTGTAATTTGAAAGAGACTATTCAAGACTTGTAA